GGTGGGACAAAACCCGGATAACGCTTCGCGCAATCACGCTGCGAAACGATCAATCTTGACAGATCCTGTCAACTAAGGCTGATATGATTTGACGGTCTATCCTTTTGACTTGATGAGGGACGCAATCCATGATTACCGGCGTTGATCTGTTCGGATTCACCGTCCGCGACGCGGCAAAGACGATCGCCTTTTACAAAGACGTATTGGGGATGAAGCCGACCGAGGAAAATGCGCAGGGCGCCGAGTTCACACTTGGCGATGGTACGACGTTTGGCGTTTGGCAGCCGGACGACGAACAGTTCCCGATCGGCGCAGGCATCATGTTTGCGGTCCCGGATGCGAAAGCGGCTGTCGAGCAGCTTCGTGCGCGTGGCGCTCAGCTCAGCGATATCATGGAGTCGCCGGTCTGCTTCATGTCGTTCGGCAGTGATCCGGAGGGGAACCGGTTCATGATCCACCAACGCAAGACCTGAGAGAGCTCCCTCGAGTAGGTGCCGGCCTGGCGGAAAATCCGCACGTGTTCGTGAAGAGACCGGGCCACTCGGCGGCGTCAAAGACCGCCAGTCTACAGATATCGAGGAGCACGATGAGACCTATTGTCACGCTGTTGTACGCGTCCGCGTTTGCATTGTTCATCTTTTGCCTCGCCGCTCCAGTCGTTGCCGACGACGACGTCAATATCGCCGGAACGTGGGCCATAAGCGGAACCTTAGGCGATCCCGTTTTCTCTCGCATGTCTCCGGTCTGCGAACTTAAGCAGGACGGAGCCAAGATCCACGGCACGTGCAAGGGCCCGAACGCATCCGGCACCGTCACCGGCGCGGTCGACGGCAAGAAAGTTCTCCTTCAATGGAAGCATGTCGCGACCACCGACCAGGGCATCACCGGCACGACGACGATGACGGGAACGCTGGGCGACGACGGCTTCATTCGCGGAACATACACCGTCTCGATTTTCCCAGACGCCGGCGGAACTTTTTCGGGGCAGAAGGTAAAATAGCCAACGCCCGCCTGATTACCGGCGCGGTCGTGCCGCCATAGCGGCCGGCTCCAGACGACATTACAGTCGCGGCATGAGAACGCGGAACTTCTCGCTAGTGCTCGATAACCGATTGCGCGATCGCAGCTCGATCGGCGATGAGATCGATCGCTGTGATGCGGTCGTCCATCATCGTAAAGCGGAATGCAACGCGCACCTCGCCTTCGTGCATCCATACTGCACCCGGTTTGCCGTCGATAAATACAGATTGCGCAGCACGCGCACGTGTGGAGAACGTCCGGGCAACGGCATCCGCGCCTTCGATACCAGCCTGCAGACGATCATTCTGCCAGTATGCCGCGCCGCCCATCGCAATCACCGCCGCATCCGCGCGAAGCGTCGCTCCCGGATCGAGCAGCGCGAGCAGCGCCGAGAAGTTTCCCGCCCGCGAGGCTGCGAGAAACGCGCGCACGAGTTCGTCGTGCCGCTGCGTCACGGCATCACGGTCGGCGGATGCGCCGCGCACGCGTCGGCGCGCTCGGCTTGCGAGCTGCCGCGCCGCCTCGGGCGTCCGTCCGACGATAGCGGCGATGTCGTCGAAGGGCACGTCGAACATGTCGTGCAGCACAAATGCGACGCGCTCCGCCGGCGGCAGGGCATCGAGCAGGATCAGCAGGGCCACGCCGATCGAATCGGCAAGAATCGCCTCTTCCTCGGGGCGTTCGCCGGGGGCGACTGCTACGATGTCGCGACGCGGATCATCCGGCCCCAAATCCTCGCGCCGGCTTTCGCGCCATTTCAGCGCATCGAGACAGACGCGCGCAACAACGGTCGTGAGCCAGCCTTCGAGATTCGCAAGGTGCTCAACGTCCGCGCGATGGATGCGCAGCCAGCTCTCCTGCAGTGCGTCGTCGGATTCCGCAGCCGATCCCAGTATCCGCTGCGCAATGCGCAGCAAGCGAGGGCGAGCCGCCTCAAAGCGCTCCGCGACGCGCTCCGCATCCTCCAATGCATCCTCTCCCCGGGGTGCCCGTCACGTTTCACCGCGTTCGATCCGTCATAGAGATAGAAGGAGAACGAAATGTTGAAGGACGTGTCCCTAATCATCTATCCTGTTTCAGACCTGGTCAAAGCCAAGCGATTCTTTCGTGAGCTTACCGGCGCCGACCCTTACGTCGATGGACCCCAGTACGTCGGCTACAAGAGCGGCGATATGGAAATCGGGCTCATTCCAGACCGAGAAAAACGCGAATCGAGCGCGCTCGCCTACTGGACGGTGAGCGACATCGCGGCGAGCGTGAAAGCGCTCGTGGACGCGGGCGGCACGGTCGCGCAAAGTATCAAGGACGTCGGCTACGGGCTGTTGGTCGCCAGCGTGAAAGATCCCAACAGCGCGGTCGTTGGGTTACGACAAATGCCGAAGGGGTAAAGGATGTTTTTGGAGCCCACGTCGCCGCAGTCATGCAGCGACCCGCGCTCGCGAGCGCCCGACGTGGGTTCCTTGACGCCGTGCGGTATGATTAATCTCGCGGATCAGCTCAACCAATGATGGGGTACTAGATGAAGAAGTCTGACGACTCGAAGAACAGCAAGTCTCCGTCTCAGCTCATCGACGCGAGAATCGAGGAGCTGGGCGACTGGCGGGGCGAGACACTCTCGAAGATCCGCAAACTCATCAAGCAAGCGGAGCCCAAGGTCGTCGAGGAATGGAAGTGGAGAGGTGTGCCCGTCTGGTATCACGATGGAATGATCTGCACGGGCGAGACCTACAAGGCCGTCGTCAAACTGACGTTCGCCAAGGGTGCGCAACTCAAGGACCCAAAGCGGCTGTTCAACTCCAGCCTTGAGGGCAATGTCCGGCGTGCCATCGACGTGCACGAAAGCGAAAAGATCGACGGGGCCGCGTTAAAAGCGCTCATCCGCGAGGCCATCGCGTTGAACAAGTCCTCGGCCCGCTAGCCCGCTTGCCCGCTAAAGCGCAGGGAGCCGGCACTGCTCAACAGTGCCGGCTTTAGCGCCGGTTCTCGACTACCGATACGTGCTGCTGCACGAACGCCAGCACGACCGCTGCCACATCACGCCAGCCATGATCGATCGTCAAAGCGTGCCCCCGCCCCTCCATCTCGACGATCGGAGGAACAGTGTTGTCTTTTTCGCCGGCAATGATAAGCAGTGGGCCTCGTTGCGGATTGTCCTCGATCTTGGCTTCCGTCCAAGGATTGAGATTCGCCGCCGCCGCCGGCTTTGCCGATCAAAGCCATTTCATCAGGCGCTTTCGTTTACACACCGGCGTAACTCCGGGGCAGTTCGAACGTGAGTACAGAATGCGCCGACCAATGACGTGCTTCAGTTCTCACCTACAATCCGCTAGGTCGGACTACACCGCTCTCAGAGCACCGTTCGGATGACACCGGTGACCACGCGTTGCTGCATCGCCGGCGGCGGCCCGGCGGGAATCATGCTCGGCTATTTGTTGGCGCGTGCGGGAATCGATGTGGTTGTG
The Candidatus Eremiobacteraceae bacterium DNA segment above includes these coding regions:
- a CDS encoding VOC family protein — translated: MLKDVSLIIYPVSDLVKAKRFFRELTGADPYVDGPQYVGYKSGDMEIGLIPDREKRESSALAYWTVSDIAASVKALVDAGGTVAQSIKDVGYGLLVASVKDPNSAVVGLRQMPKG
- a CDS encoding VOC family protein; this translates as MITGVDLFGFTVRDAAKTIAFYKDVLGMKPTEENAQGAEFTLGDGTTFGVWQPDDEQFPIGAGIMFAVPDAKAAVEQLRARGAQLSDIMESPVCFMSFGSDPEGNRFMIHQRKT
- a CDS encoding sigma-70 family RNA polymerase sigma factor, with the protein product MEDAERVAERFEAARPRLLRIAQRILGSAAESDDALQESWLRIHRADVEHLANLEGWLTTVVARVCLDALKWRESRREDLGPDDPRRDIVAVAPGERPEEEAILADSIGVALLILLDALPPAERVAFVLHDMFDVPFDDIAAIVGRTPEAARQLASRARRRVRGASADRDAVTQRHDELVRAFLAASRAGNFSALLALLDPGATLRADAAVIAMGGAAYWQNDRLQAGIEGADAVARTFSTRARAAQSVFIDGKPGAVWMHEGEVRVAFRFTMMDDRITAIDLIADRAAIAQSVIEH
- a CDS encoding DUF1801 domain-containing protein, translating into MKKSDDSKNSKSPSQLIDARIEELGDWRGETLSKIRKLIKQAEPKVVEEWKWRGVPVWYHDGMICTGETYKAVVKLTFAKGAQLKDPKRLFNSSLEGNVRRAIDVHESEKIDGAALKALIREAIALNKSSAR